The following proteins are encoded in a genomic region of Solwaraspora sp. WMMD792:
- a CDS encoding glycosyltransferase has protein sequence MTTPLAGRSVALVHEWFGDTGGSEQVFRRIADLVPHAQRFVLWSDPGVTDQGLRESWLARTPLRRSKTLALPLMPLVWRTLSREHFDVVLSSSHAFAHTVRLGAPGRTRHLSYVHSPARYVWSPDYDGRGSGRLLALPRRALQAVDVRLSRHVASYAANSREVRDRIRRFWHRDAVVIHPPVDVDYFATAQPDDPVAQRDYLLGVGRWIPYKNFDLIISIAAAARMPVVVAGSGPQEANLRRHADRVGAEVTFEVRPDRARLRQLYRGARALLFPVHEDFGIIPVEAQACGTPVLGLRRGGLLETVVDGATGHLVDSTRADDYVPLLRRLDQLDAAGIQAHAKSFAAAEFAAKLADWIEAECR, from the coding sequence TTGACGACACCACTTGCCGGCCGCTCGGTCGCACTCGTCCATGAGTGGTTCGGCGACACCGGCGGGTCGGAGCAGGTGTTCCGGCGGATCGCCGACCTCGTCCCGCACGCCCAACGGTTCGTGCTGTGGTCCGACCCCGGGGTGACCGACCAGGGCCTGCGGGAATCCTGGCTTGCCCGGACACCGCTGCGCCGCAGCAAGACCCTCGCCCTGCCGCTGATGCCGCTGGTGTGGCGGACCCTCAGCCGGGAGCACTTCGACGTGGTCCTGTCGTCCAGCCACGCCTTCGCGCACACCGTACGGCTTGGTGCGCCGGGGCGGACCCGGCATCTGAGCTACGTCCACTCGCCGGCTCGGTACGTGTGGAGTCCCGACTACGACGGCCGCGGCTCCGGCCGGCTGCTCGCCCTGCCCCGGCGGGCCCTGCAGGCGGTGGACGTGCGGCTCAGTCGGCACGTGGCCAGCTACGCCGCGAACTCCCGTGAGGTGCGGGACAGGATCCGGCGGTTCTGGCACCGCGACGCGGTGGTCATCCATCCGCCGGTCGACGTCGACTACTTCGCCACCGCCCAGCCGGACGACCCCGTCGCGCAACGCGACTATTTGCTCGGGGTGGGGCGCTGGATACCGTACAAGAACTTCGATCTGATCATCTCGATCGCCGCGGCCGCCCGGATGCCGGTGGTCGTCGCCGGCTCCGGGCCCCAGGAGGCCAACCTGCGCCGGCACGCCGACCGGGTCGGCGCCGAGGTGACCTTCGAGGTACGTCCGGACCGGGCCCGGCTGCGGCAGCTCTACCGGGGGGCCCGAGCACTGCTCTTCCCGGTGCACGAGGACTTCGGCATCATCCCGGTCGAGGCCCAGGCCTGCGGTACGCCGGTCCTCGGGCTGCGCCGTGGCGGGCTGCTGGAGACCGTCGTCGACGGTGCGACCGGACACCTCGTCGACTCGACCCGGGCCGACGACTACGTTCCGCTGCTGCGCCGGCTCGACCAGCTCGACGCCGCCGGTATCCAGGCACACGCCAAGTCGTTCGCCGCGGCCGAGTTCGCCGCGAAGCTCGCCGACTGGATCGAAGCCGAGTGTCGGTGA